From one Halothece sp. PCC 7418 genomic stretch:
- a CDS encoding PP2C family serine/threonine-protein phosphatase, whose amino-acid sequence MDEAQKILRCSLKYCQTPNSLSSQFCSRCESPLIQRYLWVVGTRLAPAQIQQLIGQRYLVISEKLVLDTQPGIPPYFPERIPPWLKPYLRLSPYRLHIPKLYGQIPREDPTPDHDTKPEQGSESEVWLLEYENFSSSVQEKFAKGEFLPTLEIAWSSASGIRQLNWLLQISQLWQPMAAQGVVKTLLSPELLRVNGSVVQLQELEADRATVTLKDLGKMWSNWIADADQTIESFLQDTCHRLQKGELDNSETLTDLLEEGLRETARSQPIHYQIATTTDSGPSRSHNEDAYYQKEETCEFPPTQKALAIVCDGVGGHQGGEVASQLAIEHLRQEFQNLPELSPKREVVTEQIEKAISKVNDIICDQNDVENRKAQERMGTTLVMALGHNHEMYVTHVGDSRVYWITTSGCYQLTLDDDLASRQTRLGHLLYREALQQPAAGSLIQALGMSSSKLLHPTTQRLVLDEDCVFLLCSDGLSDNGLVEQYWEVEILPVLEADKDLDTVAQRLVALANNLNGHDNVTVSLLQCSLSELQDHGALTLNLAEVTQIQTSKEKGSTLASPTNKRQQGVMLLLLILALVMGGMGMAYWLFPEVRQSLDQFQEQLRSKPMRDPSDLPSPD is encoded by the coding sequence ATGGACGAAGCTCAAAAAATTCTGCGTTGTTCGCTGAAGTATTGTCAAACCCCTAATTCCCTCAGCAGCCAGTTTTGCTCTCGCTGCGAAAGTCCCCTGATCCAACGCTATCTTTGGGTGGTGGGAACCCGTCTTGCACCAGCACAAATTCAGCAACTGATTGGTCAGCGCTATTTGGTCATCAGTGAGAAATTAGTCTTAGATACTCAGCCTGGGATTCCCCCCTATTTTCCAGAACGGATTCCACCTTGGCTGAAACCTTATTTAAGACTCAGTCCTTATCGCCTCCATATTCCGAAACTTTATGGACAAATACCAAGAGAAGACCCCACCCCTGATCACGACACGAAACCAGAACAGGGGAGTGAATCTGAGGTGTGGCTACTGGAATATGAAAACTTTTCTTCTTCGGTGCAAGAGAAGTTCGCTAAGGGAGAATTTCTACCCACCCTTGAAATAGCATGGTCATCCGCTTCTGGGATACGTCAGTTGAACTGGCTGTTGCAAATCAGTCAATTGTGGCAACCGATGGCAGCGCAAGGAGTGGTCAAAACCTTGCTGAGTCCTGAGTTACTGCGGGTGAATGGTTCTGTGGTGCAGCTACAAGAACTAGAAGCCGATCGCGCAACTGTAACTCTCAAAGATCTTGGAAAAATGTGGTCAAATTGGATCGCAGATGCGGATCAGACGATTGAGTCGTTCTTGCAAGACACTTGTCACCGTTTGCAAAAAGGAGAGTTAGACAACAGTGAAACTTTAACGGATTTACTGGAAGAAGGGTTAAGAGAAACCGCGCGATCGCAGCCGATTCACTATCAAATTGCGACCACAACCGATTCGGGTCCCAGTCGTTCCCACAACGAAGATGCTTACTATCAAAAAGAAGAAACCTGTGAGTTTCCTCCCACTCAAAAAGCGCTAGCCATTGTTTGCGATGGGGTGGGAGGACATCAAGGGGGGGAAGTGGCTTCCCAATTAGCGATCGAGCACCTGCGCCAAGAATTCCAAAATCTGCCAGAACTGTCTCCGAAACGGGAAGTGGTAACCGAACAGATTGAAAAAGCGATCAGCAAGGTCAACGATATCATTTGCGACCAAAATGATGTGGAAAATCGCAAAGCCCAAGAACGCATGGGAACCACTTTGGTCATGGCGTTAGGGCATAATCATGAAATGTATGTTACTCATGTCGGAGATTCCAGAGTCTATTGGATTACTACTTCTGGTTGTTATCAGTTGACTCTTGATGATGATCTTGCCTCGCGTCAAACCCGTTTAGGTCATTTGTTATATCGCGAGGCTTTACAACAACCTGCAGCAGGAAGTTTAATTCAGGCGTTGGGGATGAGTTCTTCTAAACTCCTCCATCCGACGACGCAACGTTTAGTTCTTGATGAAGATTGTGTTTTTCTCCTTTGTTCTGATGGACTCAGTGATAATGGCTTAGTTGAACAATATTGGGAAGTGGAAATTTTGCCAGTATTAGAGGCAGACAAAGATTTGGATACAGTCGCCCAACGACTGGTTGCATTAGCCAATAACTTGAATGGGCATGATAATGTTACGGTGTCTTTGCTCCAATGTTCCCTCTCGGAACTGCAAGATCACGGAGCGTTAACCCTTAATCTGGCTGAAGTAACCCAGATTCAAACGAGCAAGGAAAAGGGCTCAACCCTGGCATCCCCCACAAACAAACGACAGCAAGGGGTGATGTTGCTGTTATTAATTTTAGCTTTGGTCATGGGTGGCATGGGAATGGCATATTGGTTATTCCCCGAGGTGCGACAATCTTTAGATCAATTTCAGGAACAGTTGAGATCGAAACCCATGCGCGATCCCTCTGATTTGCCCTCTCCTGATTAA
- a CDS encoding NAD(P)H-quinone oxidoreductase subunit M: MLFKSTTRHVRIYTAEIQENELVESNNVLTLDVDPDNEFNWTEETLNQVYRKFDELVESHSGEDLTEYNLRHIGSDLEHFIRHLLVSGEISYNLNSRVLNYSMGVPKVETPDSEEKYKIK; encoded by the coding sequence ATGTTATTCAAATCAACCACTCGTCACGTTCGGATCTACACCGCAGAAATTCAAGAAAACGAGTTAGTAGAAAGTAACAATGTCCTGACGCTTGATGTTGATCCAGATAATGAATTTAACTGGACCGAAGAAACATTAAATCAAGTGTATCGTAAATTTGACGAACTGGTAGAATCCCACAGTGGCGAAGACTTAACCGAGTATAATCTTCGTCATATTGGCTCAGATCTCGAACATTTCATTCGTCATCTCTTGGTCAGTGGAGAAATTAGCTATAACCTAAATAGTCGTGTTCTCAACTACAGTATGGGCGTTCCGAAAGTGGAAACGCCAGATTCTGAGGAAAAATATAAAATTAAATAA
- a CDS encoding NAD(P)/FAD-dependent oxidoreductase, which produces MSESKHRICILGGGFGGLYTALRLSQLPWDHHGVPEITLVDQRDRFLFTPLLYELLTDELQTWEIAPPFSEILADTSIEFVQGTVTDLNVKRQQVQIADQPSLNYDSLVLAMGGKTPMEMVPGAQEFAFPFHSLKDAYQLEEKLRSLENSDREKIRIAIVGGGYSGVELACKLRDRVGDRGRIRIIERGELILKTSPDFNRETARKALVDRDVWMDTETSVERITADEITLLYKGQSDTIPVDIVAWTVGTTVPELVKNLDLPHHETGKIKVEPTLQVEGHPAIFALGDLAFCQDGSGKVVPATAQVAFQQSDYCAWNLWATLTGRPLLPFKYYNLGEMLVLGTDNASLTSQGVKLDGIVAYLARRLAYLSRMPTPEHQLTVGSNWITQPLSRLLSNV; this is translated from the coding sequence ATGAGTGAATCGAAACACCGCATCTGTATTTTAGGGGGGGGATTTGGTGGCTTGTACACCGCCTTACGCCTCAGCCAACTTCCTTGGGATCACCACGGTGTTCCAGAAATTACTTTAGTCGATCAGCGCGATCGATTTTTATTTACGCCACTTCTTTATGAATTACTCACCGATGAGTTGCAAACTTGGGAAATTGCTCCGCCCTTTTCAGAAATTTTAGCGGATACGAGTATTGAGTTTGTGCAAGGTACGGTTACGGATCTTAATGTTAAGAGGCAACAAGTTCAAATTGCCGATCAGCCCTCGCTTAATTATGACTCGTTAGTATTGGCAATGGGGGGAAAAACGCCCATGGAAATGGTGCCTGGGGCGCAAGAATTTGCTTTTCCCTTTCATAGCTTAAAAGATGCTTATCAACTAGAGGAAAAACTGCGGAGTCTCGAAAACAGCGATCGCGAGAAAATTCGGATTGCGATTGTTGGTGGGGGCTACAGTGGCGTAGAATTAGCCTGTAAATTGCGCGATCGCGTGGGGGATCGAGGTCGGATTCGGATTATTGAACGGGGAGAACTGATTCTGAAAACTTCCCCTGATTTTAACCGCGAGACCGCCCGCAAAGCCCTTGTGGATCGTGACGTTTGGATGGATACGGAAACCAGTGTCGAACGCATAACTGCCGATGAAATCACCTTACTATATAAAGGTCAAAGTGACACCATACCAGTTGATATTGTTGCTTGGACAGTGGGAACAACTGTTCCAGAATTAGTAAAAAATTTAGATCTCCCTCACCATGAAACGGGTAAGATAAAAGTAGAGCCAACGCTGCAAGTAGAAGGACATCCTGCAATTTTTGCCTTAGGGGATCTTGCCTTTTGTCAAGATGGAAGCGGGAAAGTTGTTCCAGCAACGGCACAAGTGGCGTTTCAACAGTCCGATTACTGTGCTTGGAATCTTTGGGCTACTCTGACGGGTCGTCCTTTGCTTCCTTTCAAATATTACAATCTTGGTGAAATGCTTGTGCTGGGAACAGACAATGCAAGTTTAACTTCCCAAGGGGTCAAGTTAGATGGAATAGTCGCTTATTTAGCCCGT